A portion of the Salvelinus fontinalis isolate EN_2023a chromosome 32, ASM2944872v1, whole genome shotgun sequence genome contains these proteins:
- the LOC129831253 gene encoding sodium/potassium-transporting ATPase subunit alpha-3 isoform X2 — MARKNCLVKNLEAVETLGSTSTICSDKTGTLTQNRMTVAHMWFDNQIHEADTTEDQSGASFDKSSETWLALARVAALCNRAQFKAAQDQLPILKRGVAGDASESALLKCIELSCGSVKQMREKNKKVAEIPFNSTNKYQLSVHETEDENDNRYLLVMKGAPERILDRCSTILIQGKEQPMDEEMKEAFQNAYMELGGLGERVLGFCHLLMPEDQYPKGFAFDCDDVNFTTENLCFVGLMSMIDPPRAAVPDAVGKCRSAGIKVIMVTGDHPITAKAIAKGVGIISEGNETVEDIASRLNIPVSQVNPRDAKACVIHGTDLKDLSQDQMDEILRNHTEIVFARTSPQQKLIIVEGCQRQGAIVAVTGDGVNDSPALKKADIGVAMGISGSDVSKQAADMILLDDNFASIVTGVEEGRLIFDNLKKSIAYTLTSNIPEITPFLFFILVNIPLPLGTITILCIDLGTDMVPAISLAYEAAESDIMKRQPRNPARDKLVNERLISIAYGQIGMIQALGGFFSYFVILAENGFLPSLLVGIRLNWDDRSNNDLEDSYGQQWTYEQRKIVEYTCHTAFFVSIVVVQWADVIICKTRRNSVFQQGMRNKILIFGLFEETALAAFLSYTPGMDVALRMYPLKPSWWFCAFPYSFLIFVYDEIRKLILRRNPGGWVEKETYY, encoded by the exons gcGCCTCCTTCGACAAGAGCTCGGAGACGTGGTTGGCGCTGGCGCGCGTGGCGGCCCTGTGTAACCGGGCGCAGTTCAAGGCAGCTCAAGACCAGCTGCCCATCCTGAAGAGGGGCGTGGCGGGTGACGCCTCCGAGTCTGCGCTGCTGAAATGTATCGAGCTGTCCTGCGGCAGCGTCAAACAGATGAGGGAGAAGAACAAGAAGGTGGCCGAGATCCCCTTCAACTCCACAAACAAGTACCAG CTCTCTGTGCATGAGACGGAGGATGAGAACGACAACCGCTACCTGCTGGTGATGAAGGGAGCGCCAGAGAGGATCCTGGACCGCTGCTCCACCATCTTGATCCAGGGCAAGGAGCAGCCCATGGACGAGGAGATGAAGGAGGCCTTCCAGAACGCCTACATGGAGCTGggaggactgggagagagagtactcg GTTTCTGCCACCTGCTAATGCCTGAGGACCAGTACCCCAAGGGCTTTGCCTTCGACTGTGATGACGTCAACTTCACCACAGAGAACCTGTGCTTCGTGGGCCTCATGTCCATGATTGACCCTCCTCGTGCCGCCGTGCCTGACGCCGTGGGCAAATGTCGCTCCGCTGGCATCAAAGTCATCATGGTGACCGGCGATCATCCAATCACAGCCAAGGCTATCGCTAAGGGCGTTGGCATCATCTCCGAGGGCAACGAGACAGTGGAGGACATCGCCTCCCGCCTCAATATCCCCGTCAGCCAGGTCAACCCCAG ggatGCCAAGGCGTGTGTGATCCACGGAACAGACCTGAAGGATCTGTCTCAGGATCAGATGGATGAGATCCTGAGGAACCACACTGAGATTGTGTTCGCCAGGACCTCCCCCCAGCAGAAACTCATCATCGTGGAGGGCTGCCAGAGACag gGTGCCATCGTGGCTGTGACTGGTGATGGTGTGAATGACTCTCCTGCCCTGAAGAAGGCTGACATCGGCGTCGCCATGGGGATCTCCGGCTCAGACGTGTCCAAACAAGCCGCTGACATGATCCTGCTGGACGACAACTTTGCCTCCATCGTCACCGGAgtggaagagg GCCGCCTGATCTTTGACAACCTGAAGAAATCCATTGCCTACACCCTGACTAGTAACATTCCTGAGATCACCCCCTTCCTCTTCTTCATCCTGGTCAACATCCCACTCCCCTTAGGGACCATCACCATCCTCTGTATCGACCTGGGAACCGACATg GTGCCAGCTATCTCTCTGGCCTACGAGGCAGCAGAGAGTGACATCATGAAGAGACAGCCCAGGAACCCAGCCAGGGACAAACTGGTTAACGAGAGGCTGATCAGTATCGCCTACGGACAGATTG ggATGATCCAGGCTCTGGGAGGGTTCTTCTCCTACTTTGTGATCCTGGCGGAGAACGGTTTCCTTCCCTCTTTATTGGTGGGCATCAGGCTAAACTGGGACGACCGTTCCAACAATGACCTAGAGGACAGCTACGGACAGCAATGG ACCTATGAAcagaggaagatagtggagtACACCTGTCACACAGCCTTCTTCGTCAGTATTGTGGTGGTACAGTGGGCTGATGTCATCATCTGCAAGACCAGGCGCAACTCTGTCTTCCAGCAGGGCATGAG GAATAAGATCCTGATTTTTGGGCTGTTTGAGGAGACGGCCCTGGCTGCCTTCCTGTCCTACACCCCAGGCATGGACGTGGCTCTCAGGATGTACCCCCTCAA gccCAGCTGGTGGTTCTGTGCATTCCCGTACAGTTTCCTCATCTTCGTTTACGATGAGATCCGAAAACTCATCCTGCGTCGGAACCCCGGAG GCTGGGTGGAAAAAGAGACATACTATTAG